A genome region from Penaeus monodon isolate SGIC_2016 chromosome 14, NSTDA_Pmon_1, whole genome shotgun sequence includes the following:
- the LOC119580923 gene encoding E3 ubiquitin-protein ligase RNF25-like → MAASNAAIIEEIEALQAIMPDEVTVLQGHSGMPDGVEVTVVPATGQNIEEQHVRVTLVLSLPPEYPDTSPSITLRFVNGT, encoded by the exons AATTATTGAAGAGATTGAAGCACTACAAGCAATTATGCCAGATGAAGTAACAGTATTGCAAGGACACAG tggaATGCCTGATGGTGTGGAGGTGACTGTTGTCCCCGCAACTGGACAGAATATCGAAGAACAACATGTGAGAGTAACTCTTGTGCTGTCTTTGCCACCCGAGTATCCCGATACCTCACCAAGTATCACACTCAGGTTTGTAAATGGGACTTGA